Proteins encoded together in one Lysinibacillus sp. FSL K6-0232 window:
- the thrC gene encoding threonine synthase — protein MWKGLIEEYKQFLPVTENTPALTLNEGNTPLIHLVNLSKKLGIELYGKIEGANPTGSFKDRGMVFAVAKAIEDGSKCVICASTGNTSAAAAAYATRAGIQSIVVIPKGKVALGKLAQATMYGAKIIEIDGNFDDALNIVRQVSETTPVALVNSVNPYRIEGQKTASFEIVDALGSAPDYLCIPVGNAGNITAYWKGFKEYHAAKASGLPKMYGFEAEGAAAIVKGEPIANPETVATAIRIGNPASWKLAEAARDESGGIIDSVTDEEIVAAYKLIANTEGVFVEPGSAASLAGVIKSVENSKIPQGSKVVTVFTGNGLKDPDTAMNTSTVEVVSLQNDEQEIRAYIEGVL, from the coding sequence ATGTGGAAAGGCCTTATTGAAGAATATAAACAATTTTTACCTGTAACAGAAAATACACCCGCATTAACGTTAAACGAAGGCAATACGCCTCTTATACATTTAGTGAATTTATCTAAAAAATTAGGTATTGAGCTTTATGGGAAAATTGAAGGTGCAAACCCAACTGGCTCATTTAAAGACAGAGGTATGGTATTTGCTGTGGCAAAGGCAATTGAAGATGGCAGTAAATGCGTTATTTGCGCTTCTACAGGAAATACTTCTGCTGCTGCCGCTGCGTATGCAACAAGAGCTGGTATCCAGTCCATCGTTGTTATTCCTAAAGGAAAGGTCGCTCTTGGTAAGCTTGCACAGGCAACAATGTATGGTGCAAAAATTATTGAAATCGATGGCAACTTTGATGATGCCTTAAATATTGTGCGTCAAGTAAGTGAAACAACACCTGTTGCTCTTGTTAACTCAGTAAATCCATATCGCATTGAAGGTCAAAAAACAGCATCATTTGAAATTGTTGATGCGTTAGGTTCAGCACCTGATTATCTATGCATCCCTGTCGGTAATGCAGGAAATATTACAGCATACTGGAAAGGCTTTAAAGAGTACCATGCTGCAAAGGCTAGTGGTCTTCCAAAAATGTACGGCTTTGAAGCTGAAGGTGCTGCTGCAATTGTAAAAGGAGAGCCGATTGCAAACCCTGAAACAGTGGCAACAGCTATTCGTATTGGTAACCCTGCTAGCTGGAAACTTGCAGAGGCTGCTCGCGATGAGTCTGGTGGTATTATTGATTCCGTTACAGATGAGGAAATTGTAGCTGCCTATAAATTAATTGCCAATACAGAAGGCGTTTTTGTTGAGCCAGGTTCAGCCGCTTCATTAGCAGGTGTTATTAAATCTGTGGAAAATAGCAAAATTCCACAAGGCTCTAAAGTAGTAACTGTCTTCACAGGTAACGGACTAAAAGACCCTGATACAGCGATGAATACATCTACTGTAGAAGTTGTATCCCTACAAAATGATGAACAAGAAATTCGTGCGTATATTGAGGGTGTACTATGA
- the thrB gene encoding homoserine kinase, translated as MSNMWQISVPGSTANLGPGFDSIGLGLSLYLKLTVSLQDTWEIIHLDNNGPKEFELEEHLLYVIAKKIAEQYGKQLPACRVEMASELPLARGLGSSAAAIVAGIELANQVCELGLTVQDKLNLSSQIEGHPDNATASVLGGLTISSMDENGIVDTFHINDIHASFVVYIPDVELKTSEARSVLPEQFDRAYAVNASANANMLAAALMARDFERAGRYMEADLFHEPFRAKLIPAYTEIRTAAKANGAYGTALSGAGPTLISIIPTAIADEFVQAMKAKFPAHRIILTKADEHGVQVNN; from the coding sequence ATGAGTAATATGTGGCAAATCTCAGTTCCTGGAAGCACAGCCAATTTAGGGCCTGGCTTCGATTCAATAGGACTTGGCTTGTCCCTTTACTTAAAGCTTACAGTTTCTTTACAAGATACATGGGAGATTATTCATCTTGATAACAACGGTCCTAAAGAGTTTGAGCTTGAAGAACATTTACTATACGTAATTGCTAAAAAAATTGCAGAGCAATATGGCAAGCAACTACCTGCTTGTCGTGTTGAAATGGCAAGTGAGCTTCCATTAGCACGCGGGCTCGGAAGTAGTGCAGCCGCTATTGTTGCAGGGATTGAGCTGGCAAACCAAGTATGTGAGCTTGGCTTAACCGTTCAAGATAAGCTCAATCTATCCTCACAGATTGAAGGACATCCTGATAATGCAACAGCCTCTGTTTTAGGTGGCTTAACCATTTCTTCAATGGATGAAAATGGCATAGTCGATACATTCCATATAAATGATATCCATGCATCCTTTGTTGTATATATACCAGATGTTGAGCTTAAAACAAGTGAAGCTCGCTCTGTATTACCAGAGCAATTTGACCGTGCCTATGCTGTAAATGCTTCCGCAAATGCAAATATGTTAGCGGCGGCTTTAATGGCACGTGATTTTGAACGTGCTGGGCGGTATATGGAGGCTGACTTATTTCATGAGCCATTTCGTGCAAAGCTGATTCCTGCCTATACAGAAATTCGCACAGCAGCAAAAGCAAATGGTGCTTATGGAACGGCACTGAGTGGAGCAGGTCCAACATTAATCTCCATTATTCCTACTGCGATTGCTGATGAGTTTGTGCAAGCAATGAAAGCTAAATTTCCAGCACATCGAATTATCCTTACAAAAGCCGATGAACACGGCGTGCAAGTCAATAACTAA
- the zupT gene encoding zinc transporter ZupT — protein MEGNVLLALGLTLFAGLATGVGSLIAFFTSRTNTKFLSLALGFSAGVMIYVSLVEIFVKAKDALTNALGTTNGYWMTILGFFGGMLFIALIDKFIPKATNPHEVKLVEDVNAIKPQVNEEHLMKMGIFTALAIAIHNFPEGIATFMSAINDPNVGIAIAIAVAIHNIPEGIAVSVPIFFATGNRRKAFKLSFLSGLAEPVGALVAFLILMPFLTDVMFGIVFAGVAGIMVFISLDELLPAAQRYDETHLSMYGLVGGMAVMAISLVLLA, from the coding sequence ATGGAAGGAAACGTTTTACTAGCATTAGGGCTGACCCTTTTTGCTGGACTTGCAACAGGTGTAGGCAGTTTAATAGCCTTTTTCACCTCAAGAACGAATACAAAGTTTTTATCACTAGCATTAGGCTTTTCAGCAGGGGTGATGATTTATGTATCACTTGTTGAAATCTTTGTAAAAGCAAAAGACGCGTTAACAAATGCATTAGGTACAACGAATGGCTATTGGATGACTATTCTTGGATTCTTTGGTGGTATGCTATTTATTGCATTAATCGATAAGTTTATTCCAAAGGCCACTAATCCGCATGAGGTAAAGCTTGTTGAGGATGTAAACGCGATTAAGCCACAGGTTAATGAAGAGCATTTAATGAAGATGGGCATTTTTACCGCCCTTGCTATTGCCATTCATAACTTTCCAGAGGGTATCGCAACATTTATGTCAGCGATTAATGATCCAAATGTAGGTATAGCCATTGCTATTGCAGTAGCTATTCATAATATTCCAGAGGGCATCGCTGTGTCTGTGCCAATTTTCTTTGCCACAGGTAATCGACGTAAAGCCTTTAAGCTATCATTTTTATCAGGATTAGCAGAGCCTGTTGGGGCATTAGTAGCGTTTTTAATTCTTATGCCATTTTTAACGGATGTTATGTTCGGCATTGTTTTTGCAGGTGTTGCAGGTATAATGGTCTTTATTTCATTAGATGAGTTATTGCCAGCAGCACAGCGATATGATGAAACACATTTATCGATGTATGGCTTAGTAGGTGGAATGGCGGTTATGGCCATTAGTCTAGTATTACTAGCATAA
- a CDS encoding phosphatase PAP2 family protein — protein sequence MKKWAYPLAIITFIIFIVLRATYQSDFVNKFDTSIAELLFGNRFIDVFHYIGEPQFVVAVAVVLMVYLAWRVKNYRAMLLVVFTFAAGNVLNQLLKKWIQRPRPEIEEQLTSFSFPSGHAMTGILYLFTTAYILAENTSKGRKALLWLGAILLTVLIGLSRVAGARHFASDVLAGWSIGYTWFIICVIWYERRKKLYR from the coding sequence ATGAAAAAATGGGCATATCCATTAGCAATTATCACGTTTATTATATTTATTGTATTAAGAGCTACTTATCAAAGTGATTTTGTGAATAAATTTGATACAAGCATAGCAGAGCTACTTTTTGGCAATCGTTTTATTGATGTTTTTCATTATATAGGGGAACCTCAATTTGTGGTTGCTGTGGCAGTAGTTTTAATGGTGTATTTAGCTTGGCGGGTAAAAAATTACCGTGCTATGCTGTTGGTTGTCTTTACATTTGCAGCAGGCAATGTTTTAAATCAACTATTAAAAAAATGGATTCAACGACCAAGACCTGAAATTGAAGAACAGCTAACATCCTTTAGTTTTCCATCTGGGCATGCTATGACAGGTATTTTGTATTTGTTCACAACGGCTTATATTTTAGCTGAAAATACTAGTAAGGGGCGTAAAGCTTTACTATGGCTTGGCGCAATACTATTAACAGTGCTTATTGGATTATCCCGTGTTGCAGGTGCTAGACACTTTGCATCAGATGTCCTAGCTGGCTGGAGTATTGGATATACATGGTTTATTATTTGTGTTATCTGGTACGAACGCCGTAAGAAATTATATCGATAA
- a CDS encoding response regulator transcription factor — MLIVDDHPIVLEGTKNLFQENEDIIIDTESDATNVIQRIKSKPYDIYLIDINMPLENGINLARNIKAIQSNASIILYTGDDITDYYHLILERKIEGILAKTASKEQIIRTVRAIANGEIVLPNNFLDFLDDKFQLQNAKFDIHLNEKEKKILRLIAEGHTNKAIAIELNIPQRTTERYLTQLFSLLNVDSRTEAVNLAEKMNLL; from the coding sequence ATGCTCATAGTGGATGATCACCCAATAGTATTAGAAGGAACTAAAAATCTATTTCAAGAAAATGAAGATATTATTATTGATACAGAAAGTGATGCAACAAATGTTATTCAAAGAATCAAAAGTAAACCATATGATATTTATTTAATTGATATCAATATGCCATTAGAAAACGGAATAAACTTAGCCCGTAATATAAAAGCTATTCAGTCAAATGCTTCAATTATCCTTTATACAGGTGATGATATTACAGATTATTATCACCTTATTTTAGAGAGAAAAATAGAAGGCATTTTGGCTAAGACGGCTTCTAAAGAGCAAATTATACGAACAGTAAGAGCAATCGCCAATGGTGAAATTGTGTTGCCAAATAATTTCTTAGATTTTTTAGATGATAAGTTTCAATTACAGAATGCTAAATTTGATATTCATTTGAATGAAAAAGAAAAGAAAATATTACGGCTAATTGCAGAAGGGCATACAAATAAAGCAATTGCCATTGAACTAAATATTCCTCAGCGAACAACTGAGCGATATTTAACACAGCTTTTTTCTTTGCTTAATGTAGATTCACGTACAGAAGCTGTAAATCTTGCTGAAAAAATGAATTTACTGTAA
- a CDS encoding ATP-binding protein — MNYSAPYVEIEVEQQDDKWLVSQLYYKKWAEKQNISVGDTIVTVDGRQMDDLKQVKYKSRILSANKLTIMKPDGALIHIHIKHLDIPQQFIYIFMIPACYFILTLFVAIYLHVKQRNTGLTNLLILFILTVSIAYVSGGASGRLNGVGIIVNRSSMLLCLVILLHFLRNYYSFMKTNWAFTSHIKLFYILPLLAFILGCIGTIYPASNNILSYVVLAFFFILLVMILSILLLSYFRYSSPQLKILLNSILIPFLPFLFLYVFPKILFHTYILSTEISALFLLAIPFSFIFTQLAERLFDVEYHITRLRYYVIFSMIFTLWFTGGLYVIAGRYLTMSAVSGFALFTFLSLVVLFYIKEKVDYRKRKILFSTKGDYIHQLYTAVDKIGKTIKIDELLEKFAHEVSVHLELDNVFVLTYNYHTNEFTTRVEENIIIQSELMEEMRLGEIRKIDKVYLAYLHQDTHYKRALVLGHNNTIHLKDEELLWLELLLLYVNNFIENTKMVEELLEELKHMKQADDGQLPWLNKLLWLRFEEEKYQLAQELHDTNLQEQLHIAREVDVLVNTKDTEDIQEQLAKIHQQMVASLHELRVYCENLKPPLLDTLGLNAALEKLIRNVTERANFMLIYTIDRLYLEDERMNLMIYRLFQELLNNALKHSYATMVDIHLKEKDDGFEILYKDDGVGCNVEDIIVAESMGIRGMQERVKAFNGQFYIDSHINQGMSIRITVKEGSEALDYDAHSG; from the coding sequence GTGAATTATAGCGCGCCTTATGTAGAAATAGAGGTAGAACAACAAGATGATAAATGGCTCGTATCTCAACTCTATTATAAAAAATGGGCAGAAAAACAAAATATATCCGTAGGTGATACAATTGTAACTGTAGATGGACGTCAAATGGATGATCTTAAACAGGTAAAGTATAAATCTAGGATATTATCTGCGAATAAATTAACAATTATGAAGCCAGATGGGGCTCTAATCCATATACATATTAAGCATTTAGATATCCCTCAGCAATTTATTTATATATTTATGATTCCAGCCTGTTATTTTATTTTAACATTGTTCGTGGCAATTTATTTACATGTTAAACAACGAAATACAGGATTAACAAATTTACTGATTCTTTTTATTTTAACAGTATCCATAGCTTATGTAAGCGGCGGTGCTTCGGGTAGATTGAATGGGGTTGGAATTATTGTTAATCGTAGTAGTATGCTGTTATGTTTAGTAATATTATTACATTTTTTAAGAAATTATTATTCATTTATGAAAACGAATTGGGCATTTACAAGTCATATTAAATTATTTTATATCTTGCCCTTGCTTGCTTTTATACTAGGGTGCATTGGTACAATTTATCCTGCTTCGAACAATATTCTTTCTTATGTTGTATTAGCATTTTTCTTTATTCTCCTTGTGATGATTCTTAGCATTTTATTGCTAAGCTATTTCAGATACAGTTCACCTCAGTTGAAAATTTTATTGAACAGTATATTAATACCGTTTCTACCATTTCTTTTTTTATATGTATTCCCTAAAATTCTATTCCATACGTATATACTTTCAACTGAGATTAGCGCATTGTTTTTATTGGCGATACCTTTTAGCTTTATTTTTACACAATTAGCAGAGCGATTATTTGACGTTGAGTATCATATTACAAGATTGCGCTATTACGTTATTTTTTCAATGATCTTCACATTATGGTTTACAGGTGGGCTGTACGTCATTGCAGGACGATATTTAACAATGTCTGCTGTATCAGGCTTTGCTCTTTTTACATTTTTATCATTGGTTGTGCTTTTTTATATAAAAGAAAAGGTTGATTATCGAAAACGGAAAATTTTATTTTCAACAAAAGGCGATTATATTCATCAACTCTATACAGCTGTTGATAAAATTGGGAAGACCATTAAAATTGATGAGCTTTTAGAGAAATTTGCACATGAAGTTTCTGTACATCTTGAATTAGATAATGTTTTTGTCTTAACGTATAATTATCACACAAATGAATTTACAACAAGAGTTGAAGAAAATATCATTATACAGTCTGAACTAATGGAAGAAATGCGACTAGGAGAAATTCGAAAGATTGATAAAGTTTATTTAGCCTATCTGCACCAAGATACACATTATAAAAGAGCTTTAGTGCTTGGACATAACAATACCATTCATTTAAAGGATGAGGAACTGCTATGGCTGGAGTTGCTGCTACTATATGTGAATAATTTTATTGAAAATACAAAAATGGTAGAAGAGCTATTAGAGGAATTAAAGCATATGAAGCAGGCTGATGATGGTCAACTACCTTGGCTAAATAAGCTATTATGGTTGCGATTTGAAGAGGAAAAGTACCAATTGGCGCAAGAGCTACATGATACTAATTTGCAGGAGCAGCTCCATATTGCACGAGAGGTAGATGTTTTAGTAAATACAAAAGATACAGAGGATATTCAGGAGCAGCTAGCAAAAATTCATCAGCAAATGGTTGCTTCTCTGCATGAGCTAAGAGTATATTGTGAAAATTTAAAGCCGCCATTACTAGATACATTAGGCTTAAATGCAGCGTTAGAAAAGTTAATAAGAAATGTTACAGAACGAGCTAACTTTATGTTAATCTACACGATAGATCGCCTTTATTTAGAGGATGAACGTATGAATTTAATGATTTATCGACTGTTTCAGGAATTGTTAAATAATGCATTAAAGCACTCCTATGCAACAATGGTTGATATCCATCTTAAAGAAAAAGATGATGGTTTTGAAATCCTTTATAAGGATGATGGTGTAGGTTGTAATGTGGAGGATATTATTGTTGCAGAGTCAATGGGGATTCGAGGAATGCAGGAGCGCGTAAAAGCATTTAATGGACAATTTTATATTGATTCCCATATTAATCAAGGGATGTCCATTCGAATTACTGTAAAAGAAGGGAGTGAAGCACTTGATTACGATGCTCATAGTGGATGA
- the comX gene encoding competence pheromone ComX produces the protein MLNVIQYLEQNPSLVTLLKEQKASLIGVSSVEQQAILEAFNGEMNTESEIWN, from the coding sequence ATGTTGAATGTAATTCAGTATTTAGAGCAAAATCCGAGCCTAGTAACGTTGTTAAAGGAACAGAAAGCCTCATTAATCGGAGTTTCATCTGTAGAGCAGCAGGCAATTTTAGAAGCGTTTAATGGTGAAATGAATACAGAAAGTGAAATTTGGAATTAA
- a CDS encoding polyprenyl synthetase family protein → MDKHINESLDFLIDNEALLSYELKTLLKSFKEEKIAVGFSFGKLCFWHYEAFVDNVHEDIYKVAAAIELLILSFDIIDDLQDKDSDYSWSKIPELSLNVALAMLVMASKAIEETSFEHKRSAITLLEEHALASINGQQLDLLNNCRDEDSYIQMITQKSGSLTAMGCLIGEILAKGEVSKEVQEYGKYIGVIQQIKNDIQGLKSWGPKNDLLNKRYSLPIIYLLSQKNDVSKSVENYYNDDIVTVLDNNAIEDELTNGGAIRYAITIKNVYKFKALENLERVAINELGKEYLQKLIR, encoded by the coding sequence TTGGATAAACATATAAATGAATCATTAGACTTTCTGATTGACAATGAGGCATTGCTTAGTTATGAGCTGAAAACGCTATTAAAAAGCTTTAAAGAAGAAAAAATAGCTGTGGGCTTTTCATTTGGCAAGTTATGTTTCTGGCATTACGAAGCGTTTGTAGATAATGTGCATGAAGATATTTATAAGGTTGCTGCAGCAATTGAATTATTAATCTTATCATTTGATATTATTGATGATTTACAGGATAAGGATTCAGATTATAGCTGGAGCAAAATACCTGAGCTTTCGTTAAATGTTGCTCTAGCAATGCTAGTAATGGCATCAAAAGCAATAGAAGAAACATCCTTCGAACATAAAAGATCGGCGATTACTTTGCTTGAGGAGCATGCATTAGCAAGTATAAATGGTCAGCAATTAGATTTATTAAATAATTGCCGTGATGAAGATTCCTATATACAAATGATTACGCAAAAGTCAGGCTCTTTAACAGCAATGGGTTGTTTGATTGGGGAAATCCTTGCGAAAGGGGAAGTGTCGAAGGAAGTTCAGGAATACGGGAAATACATAGGAGTCATCCAACAAATTAAAAATGATATTCAAGGTTTGAAAAGTTGGGGGCCTAAGAATGATCTACTAAACAAAAGATATTCGTTACCGATTATTTATCTTTTATCACAAAAAAATGATGTTTCAAAATCAGTTGAGAACTATTATAATGATGATATAGTTACAGTTTTGGATAATAATGCAATAGAAGACGAATTGACAAATGGTGGAGCAATCCGCTATGCCATTACGATTAAAAATGTCTATAAATTTAAAGCATTAGAGAATCTTGAACGAGTAGCTATCAATGAGTTAGGTAAAGAATACCTACAAAAACTAATACGATGA
- a CDS encoding antibiotic biosynthesis monooxygenase family protein, translated as MFVQIKRIVVTEGNSDKVVERFGAKPDAPSLLEQQPGFIDKQVLVKKVRRGDEEVLVMVRWESEEAWKNWEKSPEHIAGHKANAGKPKPDHVIESGQEVYYVKG; from the coding sequence ATGTTTGTACAAATTAAACGTATTGTTGTGACGGAAGGGAATTCGGACAAGGTTGTAGAGCGTTTTGGTGCTAAACCAGATGCTCCATCATTGCTTGAACAGCAGCCTGGCTTTATAGATAAGCAAGTGCTTGTAAAGAAAGTACGACGTGGCGATGAAGAAGTGCTTGTAATGGTTCGTTGGGAATCAGAGGAAGCATGGAAAAATTGGGAGAAGAGCCCTGAGCATATCGCTGGTCATAAGGCAAATGCAGGTAAGCCAAAGCCTGATCATGTAATTGAAAGTGGACAAGAAGTCTATTATGTAAAAGGTTAA
- a CDS encoding siderophore ABC transporter substrate-binding protein yields MKKWKLLTVLMAMMLLVLAACSSKEGAKEEDKGDSADKPAEEQNEASSAYPLTIPGSTIEGRDGSTTFEEVTLDEIPEKVVVFDNGFLDTLDALGVEPTAVVQGSLPKYLSKFEDSKYVNAGTLFEPDYEKLSEIDPDIIFISGRASAAYTELSKIAPTVYVGVDNTNFLESFKTNVELAGKIFGKEQEAADALADYEAKVEEVKGKATASEEKALIVLGSEGSLSVFGPGSRFGVVHDVFGVKAVAEADGFKIDSHGDNASFEFVREKNPDILFVVDRDAVVNENGESATKDAIENEIVSATNAIKNGKVFYLDPEVWYLSGGGLQSEALKADDVLKAFN; encoded by the coding sequence ATGAAAAAGTGGAAATTACTTACGGTTTTAATGGCAATGATGCTATTAGTATTAGCTGCTTGTAGCTCAAAAGAAGGGGCAAAAGAAGAAGATAAAGGTGATTCAGCTGATAAACCAGCAGAAGAGCAAAATGAAGCATCTTCAGCATACCCACTTACAATTCCAGGTAGCACAATTGAAGGACGCGATGGTAGCACTACTTTTGAAGAAGTAACACTTGATGAAATTCCAGAAAAAGTGGTTGTGTTTGATAATGGCTTCCTAGATACTTTAGATGCTTTAGGCGTTGAACCTACTGCTGTTGTACAAGGCTCATTACCAAAGTATTTAAGTAAATTTGAAGATAGCAAATATGTAAACGCTGGTACATTATTTGAGCCTGATTATGAAAAATTATCTGAAATCGACCCAGATATTATTTTTATCTCTGGTCGTGCATCAGCAGCATATACTGAATTATCTAAAATTGCACCTACAGTATATGTTGGTGTAGATAATACAAACTTCTTAGAATCATTTAAAACAAATGTAGAATTAGCAGGTAAAATTTTCGGTAAAGAGCAAGAAGCAGCAGATGCACTTGCTGACTATGAAGCAAAAGTAGAAGAAGTGAAAGGTAAAGCCACTGCATCAGAAGAAAAAGCATTAATCGTTTTAGGTAGCGAAGGTTCATTATCTGTATTTGGTCCTGGTTCACGTTTCGGTGTTGTTCACGATGTATTTGGTGTAAAAGCTGTAGCTGAAGCTGATGGCTTTAAAATTGACTCACATGGTGATAACGCAAGCTTTGAATTTGTACGCGAGAAAAACCCTGATATTTTATTCGTAGTTGACCGTGATGCGGTAGTAAACGAAAATGGCGAATCTGCTACAAAGGATGCAATTGAAAATGAAATCGTAAGTGCAACAAATGCCATTAAAAATGGTAAAGTATTCTACCTAGACCCAGAGGTTTGGTACCTTTCTGGTGGTGGTTTACAATCAGAAGCACTAAAAGCTGACGATGTGTTAAAGGCGTTTAACTAA
- a CDS encoding iron ABC transporter ATP-binding protein, with translation MIQVKEITKFFGKKPVVQDVSVDIASGKITSFIGPNGAGKSTLLSMVSRLLNADTGEVLLDKADVRRWKSDDFAKRVSILKQSNFMNVRLTIRELVSFGRFPYSKGNLKPEDEEKVDEAIQYMNLQEIQHNYLDELSGGQRQRAFIAMVIAQDTEYILLDEPLNNLDMKHSVQIMKILRKLVDELGKTVVIVLHDINFASVYSDQIVALKDGRVVRNGPTNDIINSHALKEIYDMDIPVQEQNGCRICVYFNS, from the coding sequence ATGATTCAAGTCAAAGAGATTACAAAGTTTTTTGGGAAAAAACCTGTTGTTCAGGATGTAAGCGTTGATATTGCTTCTGGAAAGATTACCTCATTTATTGGACCAAATGGTGCAGGGAAATCGACACTACTTTCGATGGTAAGCCGATTATTAAATGCAGATACTGGTGAAGTGCTACTCGATAAGGCAGATGTGCGTCGTTGGAAATCAGATGATTTTGCAAAACGAGTATCTATTTTAAAGCAATCTAACTTTATGAATGTACGTTTAACGATTCGTGAGCTTGTATCGTTTGGACGTTTCCCATATTCAAAAGGCAATCTTAAACCAGAAGATGAAGAAAAGGTTGACGAAGCTATTCAATATATGAATTTACAAGAAATTCAACACAACTATTTAGATGAGTTATCGGGTGGTCAACGTCAACGTGCTTTTATTGCAATGGTTATTGCACAGGATACTGAATATATCTTACTGGATGAGCCGCTCAATAATTTAGATATGAAGCACTCTGTACAAATTATGAAAATTTTACGTAAGCTAGTTGATGAGCTAGGGAAAACAGTTGTTATTGTGTTACATGATATTAACTTTGCCTCTGTTTACTCAGATCAGATTGTGGCATTAAAGGATGGACGTGTTGTGAGAAATGGTCCTACAAATGACATTATTAACTCACATGCGTTAAAGGAAATCTATGATATGGATATTCCTGTTCAAGAGCAAAATGGCTGTAGAATTTGTGTTTATTTTAATTCTTAA
- a CDS encoding iron chelate uptake ABC transporter family permease subunit, producing MRNRTKMFILVGLAVAFVLLYVFYQLNGNYHYAFPRRLMKVLAMGLTGVAIAYSTVVFQTITHNRILTPSVMGLDSLYMLIQTLIYFFFGSISILVINVHYNFLVAVFAMVVFALIFYRVLFKEGKRPIHFLLLVGMIVGTFLGSITTFLQVLIDPNEFLGLQSKMFASFNNVNSDLIWPAGIIIVLTFIYGWRHMNQLDVMSLGRDTAINLGVPYDKLVQRMLILSSILIAVSTALVGPITFFGLIVANLSYQYFKTYKHSILITGACVMSIIALVGGQWMVERIFSFNTTLSVIINFVGGVYFIYLLLKESRSSG from the coding sequence ATGCGTAATCGTACAAAAATGTTTATTTTAGTGGGACTAGCAGTCGCATTCGTGTTACTGTATGTATTTTATCAATTAAACGGAAACTATCATTATGCATTTCCACGTCGCTTAATGAAAGTATTAGCAATGGGATTGACAGGCGTAGCTATTGCCTATTCAACAGTTGTTTTCCAAACGATTACACATAATCGTATTTTAACGCCAAGTGTTATGGGATTAGATTCTTTATATATGCTAATCCAAACACTAATCTATTTCTTCTTTGGCTCGATATCTATCTTGGTTATTAATGTGCACTACAATTTCTTAGTAGCGGTTTTTGCTATGGTTGTATTTGCGTTAATTTTCTACCGAGTATTGTTTAAAGAAGGCAAGCGCCCAATTCATTTTTTACTGCTTGTTGGTATGATTGTTGGTACATTTTTAGGTAGCATTACAACATTCCTTCAGGTGTTAATTGATCCTAATGAGTTTTTGGGCTTACAAAGTAAAATGTTTGCAAGCTTTAATAATGTCAATTCTGATTTAATTTGGCCAGCGGGTATTATTATTGTACTAACATTTATTTATGGCTGGCGTCATATGAATCAATTAGATGTTATGTCATTAGGGCGGGATACAGCGATTAATTTAGGTGTACCGTACGATAAACTAGTACAACGCATGTTAATTTTATCGTCTATCCTAATTGCTGTTTCCACAGCACTTGTTGGTCCGATTACATTCTTTGGTTTAATCGTTGCCAATCTATCATATCAATATTTTAAAACATACAAGCATTCCATATTAATTACAGGTGCCTGTGTGATGAGTATTATTGCTTTAGTCGGTGGACAATGGATGGTTGAACGAATTTTCAGCTTCAATACAACACTTAGCGTTATTATTAACTTTGTTGGTGGAGTATACTTCATTTACTTATTATTAAAGGAAAGTAGGTCATCAGGATGA